In Thauera sp. JM12B12, one DNA window encodes the following:
- a CDS encoding PACE efflux transporter, with amino-acid sequence MSAPKLRSFPDRLRQIALFEVGGLLLITPPFAWASGVPITESIGLLALLALIAAIWNGCYNTCFDWVEGRLTGRTADRRPFRLRALHAVGFESGLLLMTLPVIVWWTDLGWIEALIADIGLAITYTIYAFLFNLGYDRLFPIAPAAAPATTDAGPLATER; translated from the coding sequence GTGTCCGCCCCCAAACTGCGTTCCTTCCCCGACCGCCTGCGCCAGATCGCGCTGTTCGAGGTCGGCGGTCTGCTGCTGATCACGCCGCCGTTCGCATGGGCGAGCGGCGTGCCGATCACCGAATCGATCGGCCTGCTCGCCCTGCTCGCGCTCATCGCCGCGATCTGGAACGGCTGCTACAACACCTGCTTCGACTGGGTCGAAGGCCGTCTCACCGGGCGCACCGCCGACCGTCGTCCGTTCCGGCTGCGCGCCCTGCACGCGGTCGGCTTCGAGAGCGGCCTGCTGCTGATGACGCTGCCGGTCATCGTGTGGTGGACCGACCTGGGCTGGATCGAGGCGCTGATCGCCGACATCGGCCTGGCGATCACGTACACGATCTACGCCTTTCTCTTCAACCTGGGCTACGACCGCCTGTTCCCGATCGCGCCGGCCGCAGCGCCCGCGACCACGGACGCCGGCCCGCTCGCCACGGAGCGCTGA
- the murB gene encoding UDP-N-acetylmuramate dehydrogenase — MQADGQARMAVDTGVAGERDADLSTLNTFGLRARAARLLRLRSAEALAAALATAPQQGPRLVLGGGSNLVLTGDFPGTVLKVEIGGRRLLRAEPTAWIVEAGAGENWHDFVRWTLAQGWPGLENLSLIPGTVGAAPIQNIGAYGLELAERFDSLDAVDLDSGAVRSFGLADCDFGYRDSVFKRSPGRWLITAVRFRLPRPWQPVTRYADVARELEARGIEAPSALDISDAVIAIRRRKLPDPAEIGNAGSFFKNPVVEAAACARLLAAHPALPHYPQPDGREKLAAGWLIEQAGWKGRDLGPVGCYEHQALVLVNRGGATGADVQRIAAAIVAEVEARFGVRLEPEPVFV; from the coding sequence ATGCAGGCTGACGGGCAGGCGCGGATGGCGGTCGATACGGGTGTGGCGGGCGAGCGTGACGCCGACCTGAGCACGCTCAACACCTTCGGCCTGCGCGCGCGCGCCGCCCGCCTGCTGCGCCTGCGCTCGGCCGAGGCGCTGGCGGCTGCGCTCGCGACCGCGCCGCAGCAAGGGCCGCGGCTGGTGCTCGGCGGTGGCAGCAACCTGGTGCTGACCGGCGACTTCCCCGGCACCGTGCTCAAGGTCGAGATCGGCGGGCGGCGCCTGCTGCGCGCCGAGCCGACAGCGTGGATCGTCGAGGCCGGCGCCGGCGAGAACTGGCACGACTTCGTGCGCTGGACCCTGGCGCAGGGCTGGCCCGGGCTGGAGAACCTGTCGCTGATCCCCGGCACGGTGGGCGCGGCGCCGATCCAGAACATCGGCGCCTACGGGCTGGAGCTCGCCGAGCGCTTCGACTCGCTCGATGCGGTCGACCTCGACAGCGGCGCCGTCCGCAGCTTCGGCCTGGCGGACTGCGATTTCGGCTACCGCGACAGCGTGTTCAAGCGCAGCCCGGGCCGCTGGCTGATCACCGCGGTGCGTTTCCGCCTGCCGCGGCCGTGGCAGCCGGTCACACGCTATGCCGACGTGGCGCGCGAACTCGAGGCGCGCGGCATCGAGGCGCCCAGCGCACTCGACATCTCCGACGCGGTGATCGCGATCCGCCGCCGCAAGCTGCCCGACCCGGCGGAGATCGGCAACGCCGGCAGCTTCTTCAAGAACCCCGTGGTCGAGGCTGCGGCCTGCGCCCGCCTGCTCGCCGCGCACCCGGCGCTGCCGCACTACCCGCAGCCCGACGGCCGCGAGAAGCTCGCCGCCGGCTGGCTGATCGAGCAGGCCGGCTGGAAGGGGCGTGACCTGGGGCCGGTCGGCTGCTACGAGCACCAGGCGCTGGTGCTGGTCAATCGCGGCGGCGCCACCGGCGCCGACGTGCAGCGCATCGCCGCGGCCATCGTGGCCGAGGTCGAGGCGCGCTTCGGCGTGCGCCTGGAGCCCGAGCCGGTTTTCGTCTGA
- a CDS encoding FAD-binding oxidoreductase, whose amino-acid sequence MSRTPDSRAVLAALRTAFGTDEVLAGDASPRHLKDWSTASGGVPLAILRPRSTDELSRMLAICHAHGQAVVPQGGLSGLVGGAVPVGGEVLVSLERMNAIEDIDLDSGTVTVQAGAILQTVQEACRDAGALLAVDLGARGSCQVGGNVSTNAGGNRVIRYGNTRDSVLGLEVVLADGTVLPMMNRMVKNNAGMDLKHLFIGSEGVLGIVSRVVLKLQPLPQGTSTALVAVADFGCALRFLRHAQQSLSGQVSAFEIMWRDYLDTAIAANRLRKPFATDYPVYVLTDMHCGQPETDAQRFEAMLEAAIEAGWILDAAVAQSVADAEALWAIRDGVAEVLREYAPTLNFDVSVPVAKIGECAARVRAKLERDWPQLKALFFGHVGDGNLHVVVCKVPEDAASVHAIEDAVYSVVRDEGGSISAEHGIGLLKRDWLHYSRSAAELALMRTLKQSLDPRGILNPGKML is encoded by the coding sequence ATGTCCCGCACCCCCGACTCCCGCGCCGTCCTTGCCGCGCTGCGCACCGCCTTTGGCACCGACGAGGTCCTCGCCGGCGATGCCAGCCCGCGCCACCTCAAGGACTGGAGCACCGCGAGCGGCGGCGTGCCGCTCGCCATCCTGCGCCCGCGCAGTACCGACGAGCTGTCGCGCATGCTGGCGATCTGCCATGCCCACGGCCAGGCGGTGGTGCCGCAGGGCGGGTTGTCGGGCCTGGTCGGCGGCGCGGTGCCCGTGGGCGGCGAGGTGCTGGTGTCGCTCGAGCGCATGAACGCGATCGAGGACATCGACCTCGACTCCGGCACCGTCACCGTGCAGGCGGGCGCGATCCTGCAGACGGTGCAGGAGGCCTGCCGCGACGCCGGCGCGCTGCTCGCGGTCGACCTCGGCGCCCGCGGCTCGTGCCAGGTCGGCGGCAACGTATCGACCAACGCCGGCGGCAACCGCGTGATCCGCTACGGCAATACGCGCGACTCGGTGCTCGGCCTGGAGGTGGTGCTGGCCGACGGCACCGTGCTGCCGATGATGAACCGCATGGTCAAGAACAACGCCGGCATGGACCTCAAGCATCTGTTCATCGGCAGCGAGGGTGTGCTCGGCATCGTCAGCCGCGTGGTGCTCAAGCTGCAGCCGCTGCCGCAGGGCACCAGCACCGCGCTGGTCGCGGTGGCGGACTTCGGCTGCGCGCTGCGCTTCCTGCGCCATGCGCAGCAGAGCCTGTCGGGCCAGGTGAGCGCCTTCGAGATCATGTGGCGCGACTACCTCGACACCGCGATCGCCGCCAACCGCCTGCGCAAGCCCTTCGCCACCGACTATCCGGTGTATGTGCTCACCGACATGCACTGCGGCCAGCCGGAGACCGACGCGCAGCGCTTCGAGGCCATGCTGGAGGCGGCGATCGAGGCGGGCTGGATCCTGGATGCGGCGGTGGCGCAGTCGGTGGCCGACGCCGAGGCGCTGTGGGCGATCCGCGACGGCGTCGCCGAGGTGCTGCGCGAGTACGCGCCGACGCTGAACTTCGACGTCTCGGTGCCGGTGGCGAAGATCGGCGAGTGCGCGGCGCGCGTGCGCGCCAAGCTCGAGCGCGACTGGCCGCAGCTGAAGGCGCTGTTCTTCGGCCACGTCGGCGACGGCAACCTGCACGTGGTCGTATGCAAGGTGCCCGAGGACGCCGCCAGCGTGCATGCGATCGAGGACGCGGTGTACAGCGTGGTGCGCGACGAGGGCGGCTCGATCTCGGCCGAGCACGGCATCGGCCTGCTCAAGCGCGACTGGCTGCACTACTCGCGCAGCGCGGCCGAGCTCGCGCTGATGCGCACGCTCAAGCAGTCGCTCGACCCGCGCGGCATCCTCAACCCGGGCAAGATGCTGTGA
- a CDS encoding D-glycerate dehydrogenase — protein sequence MPRPRILVTRRWPDAVERRLCALFDTTLNADDHRLSADELRAALRAHDAVLPTVSDRLDAGVLAVEAPRARILANYGVGYSHIDVDAARERGLVVTNTPGVLTDCTADLALTLMLMVARRAGEGERELRAGRWTGWRPTHLVGTRLSGKTLGIIGMGRIGIAVARRAQHGFGMQVVFFNRSPVAAEALAGLQATQLEHIEDVLAQADFVSLHCPGGGANRHLIDAARLAAMKPHAFLINTARGDVVDEAALAAALQHGRLAGAGLDVFEAEPQVHPGLLALENVVLLPHLGSATRETREAMGMRVVDNLVAFFDGRRPPDQVS from the coding sequence ATGCCCAGACCCCGCATCCTCGTCACCCGCCGCTGGCCCGACGCCGTCGAGCGCCGGCTATGCGCGTTGTTCGACACCACGCTCAACGCCGACGACCACCGCCTGTCCGCGGACGAACTGCGCGCCGCGCTGCGCGCCCACGACGCCGTGCTGCCGACCGTGTCCGACCGCCTCGACGCCGGCGTGCTCGCGGTCGAGGCGCCGCGCGCGCGCATCCTCGCCAACTACGGCGTCGGCTACAGCCACATCGACGTGGACGCGGCGCGCGAACGCGGCCTGGTCGTCACCAACACCCCGGGCGTGCTCACCGACTGCACCGCCGACCTCGCGCTGACCCTGATGCTGATGGTGGCGCGCCGCGCCGGCGAGGGCGAGCGCGAGCTGCGCGCCGGGCGCTGGACCGGCTGGCGGCCGACCCACCTCGTCGGCACCCGGCTGAGCGGCAAGACGCTGGGCATCATCGGCATGGGCCGCATCGGCATCGCGGTGGCGCGCCGCGCGCAGCACGGCTTCGGCATGCAGGTCGTGTTCTTCAACCGCAGCCCGGTCGCCGCGGAGGCCCTCGCCGGGCTGCAGGCGACGCAGCTCGAGCACATCGAGGACGTGCTGGCGCAGGCCGATTTCGTCTCGCTGCACTGCCCGGGCGGCGGCGCCAACCGCCACCTGATCGACGCCGCGCGCCTGGCGGCGATGAAGCCGCACGCCTTCCTGATCAATACCGCGCGCGGCGACGTGGTGGACGAGGCGGCGCTCGCCGCGGCCCTGCAGCACGGGCGCCTGGCCGGCGCCGGCCTGGACGTGTTCGAGGCCGAGCCGCAGGTGCACCCCGGCCTGCTCGCGCTGGAGAACGTCGTGCTGCTGCCCCACCTCGGCAGCGCCACGCGCGAGACACGCGAGGCGATGGGCATGCGCGTGGTGGACAACCTGGTCGCCTTCTTCGACGGCCGGCGGCCGCCCGACCAGGTCAGCTGA
- a CDS encoding flagellar brake protein, whose translation MSETTSTPAQDEDSTFEAPSEHRGFSFADMQLAVGDRLQIECPSGTGAGRAFSRVVGYLENRSLLITAPVAGRQRIDLVDNDMVVVRVFSRQNAFAFRASVLRACRLPFHYVHLSFPQTIQGSVIRKATRVRTELAATATVVGDDGRSAPGTVLNISATGVLLRTRAALGERDGQLRLRFELPLHEVDTPLDVEADIRNVREDVDDEGIEYHYGLDFRDLEANDRMLVKSFVYQTIIEQPRQVL comes from the coding sequence ATGAGCGAGACGACGAGCACCCCAGCACAGGACGAGGACAGCACGTTCGAAGCACCGAGCGAGCATCGCGGCTTCAGCTTCGCAGACATGCAACTGGCCGTCGGCGACCGCCTGCAGATCGAATGCCCCTCCGGCACCGGGGCGGGGCGCGCATTCTCGCGCGTGGTCGGCTACCTGGAGAACCGCAGCCTGCTGATCACGGCCCCGGTCGCCGGCCGCCAACGCATCGACCTGGTCGACAACGACATGGTGGTGGTGCGCGTGTTCTCCCGCCAGAACGCCTTCGCCTTTCGCGCCTCGGTGCTGCGCGCGTGCAGGCTGCCCTTCCATTACGTCCACCTCAGCTTTCCCCAGACCATCCAGGGCAGCGTGATCCGCAAGGCAACGCGGGTGCGCACCGAGCTCGCGGCCACTGCGACGGTGGTGGGCGACGACGGCCGCAGCGCGCCCGGTACCGTGCTCAACATCAGCGCCACCGGCGTGCTGCTGCGCACGCGCGCCGCGCTCGGCGAGCGTGACGGCCAGCTGCGGCTCAGATTCGAGCTGCCGCTGCACGAGGTCGACACGCCGCTCGACGTCGAAGCCGACATCCGCAACGTGCGCGAGGATGTCGACGACGAGGGTATCGAATACCACTACGGGCTGGACTTCCGCGACCTCGAGGCAAACGACCGCATGCTGGTGAAGAGCTTCGTCTACCAGACCATCATCGAGCAGCCGCGCCAGGTGCTCTGA